A window of the Blattabacterium cuenoti genome harbors these coding sequences:
- the atpE gene encoding ATP synthase F0 subunit C, producing the protein MDIDLTYAGLAALGSGIAVIGAGLGIGRIGSSAMKSIARQPEASDKIQNAMIIAAALIEGAALFGIVTSLLAVFK; encoded by the coding sequence ATGGATATAGATTTAACATATGCTGGATTAGCTGCATTAGGATCTGGAATAGCAGTAATAGGTGCTGGATTAGGAATTGGTAGAATCGGAAGTTCTGCTATGAAATCTATTGCTAGACAACCTGAAGCATCTGATAAAATACAAAACGCAATGATAATTGCAGCTGCACTTATTGAAGGAGCCGCCTTATTTGGAATAGTAACTTCATTGTTAGCCGTATTTAAATAA
- the atpF gene encoding F0F1 ATP synthase subunit B, translated as MDLITPSIGLIFWNTIIFVILLLFLSKFAWNPIMKFINKREKIINKSFENAIQIKNKLYEIENKKSIIIKKAYEKRNAILMETIKIKENIKNSAKKEALIERNKILNETKIIIDIEKKNAVKSLKNKVKLISIEIAEKILRKKLNNDIDQKDFVKNLIDKL; from the coding sequence ATGGATTTAATCACTCCTTCTATTGGATTAATTTTTTGGAATACAATAATATTTGTAATATTATTGTTGTTTCTTTCTAAATTTGCTTGGAATCCAATAATGAAATTTATTAATAAAAGAGAAAAAATAATTAATAAATCTTTTGAAAATGCAATTCAAATAAAAAATAAATTATATGAAATAGAAAATAAAAAAAGTATTATCATTAAAAAAGCTTATGAAAAAAGAAATGCTATTTTAATGGAAACTATTAAAATTAAAGAAAATATAAAAAATTCAGCTAAAAAAGAAGCTCTTATAGAAAGAAATAAAATATTAAATGAAACAAAAATAATTATAGATATAGAAAAAAAAAATGCTGTTAAATCATTAAAAAATAAAGTAAAATTAATTTCTATTGAAATAGCAGAAAAAATATTAAGAAAAAAATTAAATAATGATATTGATCAAAAAGATTTCGTAAAAAATTTAATTGATAAATTATAA
- a CDS encoding F0F1 ATP synthase subunit delta — protein MISYKTIIQHYATILFELTEDIINNKNITNTNYFIIIIKNIKNYLYKNSLLKKFLYTSLISKQKKINIINELFNYFKCDIFIFQFVKLLILKNRLFLLEEIFLKYIDIYNEIKNNTIKCMIISPIFIDKKIQENIAKKILNLKGKKYNIINKIDKSIIGGFLFIYNYKEWNYSINKQLDRINTEI, from the coding sequence ATGATTTCCTATAAAACAATAATACAACATTATGCTACAATTCTTTTTGAATTAACTGAAGATATAATAAATAATAAAAATATTACTAATACTAATTATTTTATAATAATAATAAAAAATATAAAAAATTATTTATATAAAAATTCTTTGTTAAAAAAATTTTTGTATACATCATTAATAAGTAAACAAAAAAAAATAAATATCATAAATGAATTATTTAATTATTTTAAATGTGATATATTTATTTTTCAATTTGTTAAATTATTAATATTAAAAAATAGGTTATTTCTTTTAGAAGAAATATTCTTAAAATATATAGATATATATAACGAAATTAAAAATAACACTATAAAGTGTATGATTATTTCTCCCATATTTATAGATAAAAAAATTCAAGAAAATATTGCAAAAAAAATACTTAATTTAAAAGGTAAAAAATATAATATAATTAATAAAATAGATAAATCTATTATAGGAGGATTTTTATTTATTTATAATTATAAAGAATGGAATTATAGTATAAATAAACAACTTGATCGTATAAATACAGAGATTTAA
- the atpA gene encoding F0F1 ATP synthase subunit alpha, with protein sequence MSNIKYSEIHSILKKKLSDFQFESKLSEYGIVVQVGDGIVRSFGLNSAFFGEIVEFDKKNKGIILNLEEDHVGIVLLNSYKNIKEGDFVRRTKKNFTIKVGYGLIGRVINTIGNPIDGKGPIEGELFDMPVDRKAPEVIYREPVKEPLQTGIKIIDSMIPIGKGQRELIIGDRQTGKTTIAIDTIINQKRFYKKNTVFCIYVAIGQKGSTIAKIKKILEDKGAMSYTTIVASSPYESASMQVYAPFSGTAIGEFFRDIGKSSLIVYDDLSKQAVSYREISLLLRRPPGREAYPGDIFYLHSRLLERSSKIIKDKNIAIKMNNIPKSIKHIVDGGGSLTALPIVETQSGDISSYIPTNVISITDGQIFLEKDLFNSGIRPAINESISVSRVGGAAQIHSMRKISSTMKLDQSQFRELESFSKFGSELDSFTSEILSKGKINIEILKQEAHNTYDISDQIAIIYIGTEGILKNVPIENISLFESEFLLYLNTNYKELLYSLKKGIFDKKKSDILKNIAIKIINNSNKYK encoded by the coding sequence ATGTCAAATATAAAATATTCTGAAATTCATTCAATACTAAAAAAAAAATTATCTGATTTTCAGTTTGAATCAAAATTATCTGAATATGGAATTGTAGTTCAAGTTGGTGATGGAATTGTAAGATCTTTTGGATTAAATTCTGCATTTTTTGGAGAAATAGTAGAATTTGATAAAAAAAATAAAGGAATAATATTAAATCTTGAAGAAGATCATGTTGGTATTGTTTTATTAAATTCTTATAAAAATATAAAAGAAGGAGATTTTGTAAGAAGAACTAAAAAAAATTTTACTATAAAAGTAGGATATGGATTAATAGGTAGAGTAATAAATACTATTGGAAATCCTATAGATGGTAAGGGCCCTATAGAAGGAGAATTATTTGATATGCCTGTAGATAGAAAGGCTCCAGAGGTTATTTATAGAGAACCTGTTAAAGAGCCATTACAAACAGGTATAAAAATTATAGATTCTATGATACCTATTGGAAAAGGACAAAGAGAATTAATTATTGGAGATAGACAAACAGGTAAAACTACAATAGCAATTGATACTATAATTAATCAAAAAAGATTTTACAAAAAAAACACAGTTTTTTGTATTTATGTTGCAATTGGTCAAAAAGGATCAACAATAGCAAAAATAAAAAAAATATTGGAGGATAAAGGTGCTATGTCTTATACTACTATAGTAGCTTCAAGTCCTTATGAATCAGCATCTATGCAAGTATATGCTCCTTTTTCAGGTACAGCTATTGGAGAATTTTTTCGTGATATTGGAAAATCATCTTTAATTGTATATGATGATTTGTCAAAACAAGCTGTTTCTTATAGAGAAATATCTTTATTATTAAGACGACCTCCTGGTCGTGAGGCTTATCCTGGAGATATATTTTATCTTCATTCTCGTTTATTGGAACGTTCATCTAAAATAATAAAAGATAAGAATATAGCTATTAAAATGAATAATATTCCAAAATCAATTAAACATATAGTAGATGGAGGAGGTTCATTAACTGCATTACCTATAGTGGAAACTCAATCTGGTGATATATCTTCATATATTCCAACTAATGTTATTTCTATTACAGATGGACAAATTTTTTTAGAAAAAGATTTATTTAATTCTGGAATAAGACCTGCAATTAATGAAAGTATTTCAGTGTCTCGTGTTGGTGGGGCGGCTCAAATACATTCCATGAGAAAAATATCTAGTACTATGAAATTAGATCAATCTCAATTTAGAGAATTGGAATCTTTTTCTAAATTTGGTTCAGAATTAGATTCCTTTACTTCAGAAATTTTAAGTAAAGGAAAAATTAATATAGAAATTTTGAAACAGGAAGCTCATAATACATATGATATATCTGATCAAATTGCTATTATTTATATTGGAACAGAAGGAATATTGAAAAATGTTCCTATAGAGAATATTTCATTATTCGAAAGTGAATTTTTGTTGTATTTAAATACAAATTACAAAGAATTATTATATTCTTTAAAAAAAGGAATTTTTGATAAAAAAAAATCTGATATATTAAAAAATATTGCAATAAAAATAATAAATAATAGTAATAAATATAAATAA
- the atpG gene encoding ATP synthase F1 subunit gamma yields the protein MSNIKEIKRKISSINSVIKTTEAMKMISISKLNKYKKNLFHVTNYLNHIQSILIETMNVVDINNFFFYNTKKNNKKLFIFFTSDKGLCGSFNISIFNKIHDIIKKKKNNMKLFFFSIGKKGNNYIINNKLNIWNNNFSFKNDLKNFTIKLTKDFYNKKITSVYLIFNSFEKNYYKKILVKKLIPITPITYVNKSIKLTPILEPCKKNFLEYFIPFYIETKLKKSFFESLSSEHTLRMILMHKATENAYNMKNNLTLNYNKERQTVITKEILEIIGGLESLKNR from the coding sequence ATGTCAAATATAAAAGAAATCAAAAGAAAAATATCTTCTATTAATTCGGTTATTAAAACTACAGAAGCTATGAAAATGATTTCTATATCAAAATTAAATAAATATAAAAAAAATCTTTTTCATGTTACAAATTATTTAAATCATATACAATCTATTTTAATAGAAACAATGAATGTCGTTGATATAAATAATTTTTTTTTTTATAATACTAAAAAAAATAATAAAAAATTATTTATTTTTTTTACTTCTGATAAGGGCCTATGTGGATCTTTCAATATTTCTATTTTTAATAAAATTCATGATATAATAAAAAAAAAAAAAAATAATATGAAATTATTTTTTTTTTCAATAGGAAAAAAGGGAAATAATTATATTATTAACAACAAATTAAATATATGGAATAACAATTTTTCATTCAAAAATGATTTAAAAAATTTTACTATTAAATTAACAAAAGATTTTTATAATAAAAAAATTACTTCAGTATATTTAATTTTTAATAGTTTTGAAAAAAATTATTATAAAAAAATTTTAGTAAAAAAATTGATTCCAATTACTCCAATTACTTATGTAAATAAGTCAATTAAATTGACCCCTATTTTAGAACCTTGTAAAAAAAATTTTTTAGAATATTTTATCCCTTTTTATATTGAAACAAAATTAAAAAAATCATTTTTTGAATCTTTATCTAGTGAACATACATTACGTATGATTTTAATGCATAAAGCTACAGAAAATGCATATAATATGAAAAATAATCTGACATTAAATTATAATAAAGAAAGACAAACTGTTATAACTAAGGAAATACTTGAAATTATAGGAGGATTAGAATCATTAAAAAATAGATAA
- the trpS gene encoding tryptophan--tRNA ligase, translating to MIMLTGIRSTGIPHLGNILGVIIPSINMSNKKKNSSFIFIADLHALVDVKNIKIIKDSVYQIASTWLAFGLNVDNCFFYRQSDISEVTELAWYFSCFFSYKRLTLSHSFKEKIKNNFIKKISLGLFSYPILMAADILLYDAEIIPVGKDQIQHIEISRKIAKFFNHKINKNLFTIPNAFLKKTTMLIPGLDGKKMSKSKNNLINIFSTNEILKKQILSINTDNKSLKDKKNPYKDYIISLYRLLAPTDKVKEMENNYIKGGYGYLDAKISLYECIIHKFSKEREKFFYYMDNKKLLDNILFIGAKKAKIIAKKKLNIIRKYLNFNTLFYI from the coding sequence ATGATAATGTTAACAGGAATTAGAAGTACAGGAATTCCACATTTAGGAAATATTCTAGGAGTTATTATACCATCTATAAATATGTCTAATAAAAAAAAAAATTCTTCGTTCATATTTATAGCAGATCTACATGCTTTAGTTGATGTAAAAAATATTAAAATTATAAAAGATAGTGTATATCAAATTGCATCTACATGGTTGGCGTTTGGATTAAATGTTGATAACTGTTTTTTTTATAGACAGTCTGATATTTCAGAAGTTACAGAATTAGCATGGTATTTTAGTTGTTTTTTTTCTTATAAAAGACTTACATTATCACATTCATTTAAAGAAAAAATTAAAAATAATTTTATAAAAAAAATTAGTTTAGGATTATTTTCTTATCCTATTTTAATGGCTGCAGATATTTTACTTTATGATGCAGAAATTATTCCAGTAGGAAAAGATCAAATACAACATATAGAAATTTCAAGAAAAATAGCAAAATTTTTTAATCATAAAATTAATAAAAATTTATTCACTATACCTAATGCATTTTTAAAAAAAACGACTATGTTAATTCCTGGATTAGATGGAAAAAAAATGAGTAAATCAAAAAATAATTTAATTAATATTTTCTCTACTAATGAAATTTTAAAAAAACAAATTTTAAGTATTAATACAGATAACAAATCATTAAAAGATAAAAAAAATCCATATAAAGATTATATAATTTCTCTATACAGACTATTAGCTCCTACAGATAAAGTAAAAGAAATGGAAAATAACTATATAAAAGGTGGATATGGGTATTTAGACGCTAAAATAAGTTTATATGAATGTATTATACATAAATTTTCCAAAGAAAGAGAAAAATTTTTCTATTATATGGATAATAAAAAATTGTTAGACAATATTCTTTTTATAGGAGCTAAAAAAGCAAAAATAATAGCTAAAAAAAAATTAAATATTATTAGAAAATATTTAAATTTTAATACTTTATTTTACATTTAG
- a CDS encoding nucleotide exchange factor GrpE: protein MNNIEKKDLNKNTPTNSHNNKEKEFELKNIHKKKYNKKNVELKSDKKEEKNEEYELKIKILKNKLEKEKEKFLRLFAEFDNYKKRIKKEKFDIFRIIHEQIIIDLIPVLDDFERGIKNLKKSEEEKILKGILLIQEKFIKILKEKGLNKIKINKGDEFNTDLHEAITQIPATTEKLKGKIIEIIENGYILKEKVIRHAKVITGK, encoded by the coding sequence ATGAATAATATAGAAAAAAAAGATTTAAATAAAAATACACCTACAAATTCTCATAATAATAAAGAAAAAGAATTTGAATTAAAAAATATACATAAAAAAAAATATAATAAAAAAAATGTTGAATTAAAATCAGATAAAAAAGAAGAAAAAAATGAAGAATATGAATTAAAAATAAAAATATTAAAAAATAAACTGGAAAAAGAAAAAGAAAAATTTTTACGTTTATTTGCAGAATTCGATAATTATAAAAAACGTATTAAAAAAGAAAAATTTGATATTTTTAGAATTATACATGAACAAATAATAATAGACTTAATTCCAGTTTTAGATGACTTTGAAAGAGGTATAAAAAATTTGAAAAAATCTGAAGAAGAAAAAATATTAAAAGGAATATTATTAATACAAGAAAAATTTATTAAGATTTTAAAAGAAAAAGGATTAAACAAAATAAAAATAAATAAAGGCGATGAATTTAATACAGATTTACATGAAGCAATTACACAAATACCAGCAACTACAGAGAAATTAAAAGGAAAAATAATAGAAATTATAGAAAATGGATATATACTAAAAGAAAAAGTGATACGACATGCTAAAGTTATTACTGGAAAATAA
- a CDS encoding DnaJ C-terminal domain-containing protein codes for MMKKDYYEILGVSRRASLEEIKKAYRKLAIKYHPDKNLDNKKKAEEKFKEAAEAYEVLSDEKKRSRYDKFGHSGVKGNSNSYGAGMNMEDIFTNFGDIFSDAFGENFSSFGFGKSSQQKTIRGSDLRIRVKLTLSEIANGTEKKVKVKRLKIAKGIKTKICSSCNGSGEIVRITNTILGRMQTSSQCNSCHGTGKNIENIPYGANKYGLIKEEELVNIKVPSGATEGIHLRIPGKGNEAPFGGITGNLIVLIEEYPHPELKREGCNLHYDLYISFSDAVLGNYFEVPTVNGKARIKVDPGTQSGKTLRLKNKGIPNVERHGNGSLLIHINVWTPRKINNEQKKFFEIMRKDENFIPRPKNSEKSFFDKVREMFS; via the coding sequence ATTATGAAAAAAGATTATTACGAAATATTAGGAGTTTCTAGAAGAGCTTCTTTAGAAGAAATAAAAAAAGCATATAGAAAACTAGCTATTAAATATCATCCTGATAAAAATTTAGATAATAAAAAAAAAGCAGAAGAAAAATTTAAAGAAGCTGCTGAAGCCTATGAAGTTTTAAGCGATGAAAAAAAAAGAAGTAGATATGATAAATTTGGACATTCTGGAGTAAAAGGTAACAGTAATAGTTATGGAGCTGGTATGAATATGGAAGATATATTTACAAATTTTGGTGATATTTTCTCAGATGCATTTGGTGAAAATTTTTCTAGTTTTGGTTTTGGAAAATCTTCTCAACAAAAAACTATAAGAGGAAGTGATTTAAGAATTAGAGTAAAACTTACATTATCAGAAATTGCAAATGGAACAGAAAAAAAAGTAAAAGTCAAAAGACTAAAAATAGCTAAAGGAATAAAGACAAAAATATGTTCTTCTTGTAATGGATCAGGAGAAATAGTTCGTATCACAAATACTATTTTAGGAAGAATGCAGACTTCTTCTCAATGTAATTCATGTCATGGAACAGGAAAAAATATTGAAAATATTCCATATGGAGCTAATAAATATGGATTAATTAAAGAAGAAGAATTAGTTAATATAAAAGTTCCATCTGGAGCAACAGAAGGAATTCATTTAAGAATACCAGGAAAAGGAAATGAAGCTCCATTTGGAGGAATTACAGGAAATCTAATAGTGTTAATAGAAGAATATCCTCATCCAGAATTGAAAAGAGAGGGATGTAATCTACATTATGATTTATATATATCATTTTCAGATGCAGTATTGGGAAATTATTTTGAAGTACCTACTGTAAATGGAAAAGCTAGAATTAAAGTAGATCCAGGAACACAATCAGGGAAAACTTTAAGATTAAAAAATAAAGGAATTCCTAATGTAGAAAGACATGGAAATGGAAGTTTATTAATACACATTAATGTATGGACTCCAAGAAAAATTAATAATGAGCAAAAAAAATTCTTTGAAATAATGAGAAAAGATGAAAATTTTATACCTCGTCCTAAAAATTCAGAAAAATCTTTTTTTGATAAAGTAAGAGAAATGTTTTCTTAA
- the mnmA gene encoding tRNA 2-thiouridine(34) synthase MnmA yields the protein MKKIVVVALSGGVDSSVAALILKKRGYKVIGLFMHNWEDPVFNCTWEKDSIDAMLSAYKLNIPFQIIEMKNEYKKYVINYMYEEYEKGKTPNPDIVCNRIIKFNLFLKIAINSLGADCIATGHYVRKKEFIKNNKKIYRLLIGKDLNKDQSYFLCQLNQYQLEKSIFPIGDFTKKEVRKIAKLNGLYNAFKKESQGLCFVGKIQLPKFLQRKINPKKGKIICIDSNSDIYKKNNQIIHFYKKKLDNFSYLKKKIYYKESDGKLIGHHNGAYLFTKGQRKGISIGGFKKALFVIDTDIKTNIVYTGLGINHPGLYSKYLFIKDNDVHWIRNDIILNGKNKMNVFCRIRHRQPLQKSILHNLKNGILIEFYESQRAITEGQFAAWYINKELIGSGIIS from the coding sequence ATGAAAAAAATAGTAGTTGTAGCTTTATCAGGTGGAGTTGATTCTAGTGTCGCTGCTTTAATATTAAAAAAAAGAGGATATAAAGTAATTGGTTTATTTATGCATAATTGGGAGGATCCAGTTTTTAATTGTACATGGGAAAAAGATAGTATTGATGCAATGTTATCAGCATATAAATTGAATATTCCATTTCAAATAATAGAAATGAAAAATGAATATAAAAAATATGTTATCAATTATATGTATGAAGAATATGAAAAAGGAAAAACCCCCAATCCTGATATTGTTTGCAATAGAATAATAAAATTCAATTTATTTTTAAAAATAGCTATTAATAGTCTTGGAGCAGATTGTATTGCTACAGGACATTATGTAAGAAAAAAAGAATTTATAAAAAATAATAAAAAAATATATAGACTTTTAATTGGTAAAGATTTAAATAAAGATCAATCATATTTTCTATGTCAATTAAATCAATATCAATTAGAAAAATCCATTTTTCCTATAGGAGATTTTACTAAAAAAGAAGTAAGAAAAATAGCTAAACTAAATGGATTATATAATGCTTTTAAAAAAGAATCTCAAGGATTATGTTTTGTTGGAAAAATTCAATTACCTAAATTTCTACAAAGAAAAATTAATCCAAAAAAAGGAAAAATTATATGTATAGATTCTAATTCAGATATATATAAAAAAAATAACCAAATAATACATTTTTATAAAAAAAAACTTGATAATTTTTCATATTTAAAAAAAAAAATATATTATAAAGAATCAGATGGAAAATTAATAGGACATCATAATGGAGCTTATTTATTTACTAAAGGACAAAGAAAAGGTATATCAATAGGTGGATTTAAAAAAGCCCTTTTTGTTATAGATACTGATATTAAAACTAATATAGTTTATACAGGATTGGGAATTAATCATCCTGGATTATATAGTAAATATTTATTTATTAAAGATAATGATGTACATTGGATTAGAAATGATATTATATTAAATGGGAAAAATAAAATGAATGTTTTTTGTAGAATCAGACATAGACAGCCATTACAAAAATCAATATTACATAATTTAAAAAATGGAATATTAATAGAATTTTATGAATCACAACGTGCAATAACTGAAGGACAATTTGCTGCATGGTATATAAACAAAGAATTAATCGGATCTGGTATTATCTCTTGA
- the ilvD gene encoding dihydroxy-acid dehydratase: MEKKINNFSKKITENTELPAAHSMLYAIGMKDSDFYKAQIGIVSNWYEGNPCNIHLNQLSKIVKKSMSNNNLIGFQINTIGISDGITMGTSGMMYSLPSREIIADSIESVINSHFYDGVIALPGCDKNLPGVTMAIIRLNRPSIIIYGGSISPGYYKGKKLDIVSSFEALGKKNTYKITKKEYKNIIKHSCPGPGACGGMYTANTMASILETMGIMLPYSSSTPSTSTEKKIECKKSSFYIKKLLEQNICPLDIITKNSIENGVKLAICMGGSTNLVIHILAIAKTAKINFSLKDIQNISDKVPFIGNLKPSGSYLMNDVHSSIGGIPSIIKYLLNKGILLGDCLTVTGKTLYENVKNSPDINFKKQNIIFPIENPIKENGHIKILYGNISPKGSVAKITGKEGNKFCGIAKVFNSENEANNAILNNKIKPGTVIVIRYVGPKGGPGMPEMLKPTSYIMGAGLGEKVALITDGRFSGGSHGFVVGHITPEAYSGGVIALIKNGDSIVIDAENKTINLNVKKEEIEKRKKLWKPTLLKINNGYLYKYSKLVSSASNGCITDEL, from the coding sequence ATGGAAAAAAAAATTAATAACTTTAGTAAAAAAATAACAGAAAACACTGAGCTTCCTGCTGCTCATTCTATGCTATACGCTATAGGAATGAAAGATTCAGATTTTTATAAAGCTCAGATAGGAATAGTAAGCAATTGGTATGAAGGAAATCCATGTAATATTCATCTTAATCAATTATCTAAAATTGTAAAGAAATCAATGTCAAATAATAATTTGATAGGATTTCAAATAAATACTATTGGGATAAGCGATGGAATTACTATGGGAACATCAGGAATGATGTATTCTTTACCATCTAGAGAAATTATTGCTGATAGTATAGAATCTGTAATAAATTCTCATTTTTATGATGGAGTAATTGCATTACCTGGTTGTGATAAAAACTTACCAGGAGTAACTATGGCGATTATAAGACTTAATAGGCCTTCAATAATTATATATGGAGGAAGTATATCTCCTGGATATTATAAAGGTAAAAAATTAGATATTGTATCTTCTTTTGAGGCTTTAGGAAAAAAAAATACTTATAAAATAACAAAAAAAGAATATAAAAATATTATAAAACATTCTTGTCCAGGACCTGGTGCTTGTGGGGGCATGTATACTGCAAATACTATGGCCTCTATTTTAGAAACTATGGGGATAATGCTTCCATATTCTTCTTCTACTCCATCAACTAGTACAGAAAAAAAAATTGAATGTAAAAAATCTTCTTTTTATATAAAAAAATTATTAGAACAAAATATATGCCCTTTAGATATAATAACAAAAAATTCTATAGAAAATGGAGTTAAATTAGCTATTTGTATGGGGGGGTCTACTAATTTAGTAATACATATATTAGCTATTGCTAAAACAGCAAAAATTAATTTTTCTTTAAAAGATATTCAAAATATTAGTGATAAAGTTCCTTTTATTGGTAATTTAAAACCAAGTGGATCATATCTTATGAATGATGTTCATTCTTCAATTGGAGGAATTCCATCTATTATTAAATATTTATTAAATAAAGGAATATTATTAGGAGACTGTTTAACAGTTACTGGAAAAACTCTATATGAAAATGTAAAAAATTCTCCAGATATAAATTTTAAAAAACAAAATATTATTTTTCCAATAGAAAATCCAATAAAAGAAAACGGACATATAAAAATTCTCTATGGAAATATTTCTCCTAAAGGATCTGTTGCTAAAATTACAGGAAAAGAAGGAAATAAATTTTGTGGAATTGCTAAAGTATTTAACTCAGAAAATGAAGCTAATAATGCTATTTTAAATAATAAAATTAAACCAGGAACAGTTATTGTTATTAGATATGTAGGACCAAAAGGAGGCCCAGGAATGCCTGAAATGTTAAAACCTACATCATATATTATGGGCGCTGGATTAGGTGAAAAAGTGGCTTTAATAACAGATGGACGATTTTCAGGAGGATCACATGGTTTTGTTGTTGGACATATAACACCAGAAGCATACTCTGGAGGAGTAATTGCCTTAATAAAAAATGGAGACTCTATAGTCATAGATGCAGAAAATAAAACAATTAATCTTAATGTAAAAAAAGAAGAAATTGAAAAAAGAAAAAAACTATGGAAACCTACTTTATTAAAAATAAATAATGGATATTTATATAAATATTCAAAATTGGTATCATCAGCTTCTAATGGATGTATTACAGATGAATTATGA